In the Primulina eburnea isolate SZY01 chromosome 15, ASM2296580v1, whole genome shotgun sequence genome, CAAACAAGAACGTTAGAAGGAAGGCCGGAAGGTTGTTCCGGCGTAAcctctccgacgctcaagtcagataatagaaaatatattcatgTTTTGGTAGATTTAGATCTTCAGAATCTTGCTGAAGATTTGGTTATATCTCATAGATTTGGTTTGGATCCTGTAAAGATTTGGTAAATCTTGATAGGTTTTACCTTTCGGGACTTGATTCTTGCGGGCTATCCGATAATGTCCAAGAGAGAGCTCTCGTAAGTGTGAATTCTCCCATCATCTCGGCCCCCTAGGAGCTCGGCTAGGGAGGTCGACACATTAAGCTCCAGTCCCGTGTAACTGCCTTTGGGAGGTCGGCCGAGGTGACCTCCCGGATGACCTCCCGTAAACTTTGCGGTAGACGATCTCTCATGGGTTCTCGAACAATGGGCCTTAATTATATGGGATACCGAGAATGGGCCGAGGTAGTCCTCAATCCGAGGGTATCAAATATAAATAGCAATGACATCAAACACTCGATCCAATTGTCCATATATTAATTAATGCATGAGTAATTTTTATGTTGATATTGTTAATATGACAAAACATATATCGTTACAATTGTCATTATGACATGTTCCTTATGACATCTTGAAGTCAACCATTGTACAAATATAATATTTCTAACCAAGCACAATCAACAAACTTGTAGCTCATCAAACTTCATTTCGAAATTTTGAAGCATAATTAACAACTAATTTGACCATCATTAACAGCCACTAATGACCCTAAAAATCTGAATTTTGAACAATCCCTTGATCAACATGTAATATATGAATGGTTAAGATCATTAAGATGATGATTATTATAGGTTGCAACCATTAAGAATCTCTTCTGTTCTGGTATATAAATATCACACTAAATCTGAATAAAATCATACCCGATCTTTGTAAGAGGCTTATCTTTGGTTATTTTATGGACTATGTGACTTGTTGTTTCACGATTTTGAATTGCTAAACAACGCTGATGACGCTTCTTGGTCCCGGAGCAAGACTTATATAACATAGAATTATCCGGAGCTATAAGAAATGTTTGGTCAAACTTTTGGAAACCTTCTACAAATCATATGAGCTAAACTATCTtattacatgttttttttttatcttcttAGACTCAGGGCCGTACCTCCTGTGAGGCGAGAGAGGCCATCGCCTCAGGGCCCGGCTCTCACAAGGGCCCAAAAAAAAATCGTTGGTCTCATATTGTTGAGGCATGCACCTAAATAGTATGTCCattggatatttttttaaaaaatatgacatTGACTCATTGAAAACATGATTAAATAtgatgattgtgttcattgGGGATTTAATGAAATTATGTAGAGCCCAAACAATAAAGCTACATGgctcattaattaaatttttaaaatttttgtatgcataaaatgataatgtttgtacaatatatttattattttatcttgTGTCAACTCATATGTTAAATTTTATACTTTACTTATCGATTATTTGGCCTCTTTTCTTGAATTTATGTAATTGGACTCATTTCAAAAAACAAAACACAAAAAATTGTAATACTTATCTATTTTacatatctttattttccattttcttgaataaaatcttaaattcattatttaaacaaattatatatttgtacaaTATTGGTTCATTATATTTatcattttgttattttgaTAGTTTTTGTtgataaatttcaattttagtaaCATACAGTACAATGTTTGTCAATTTCAATCTTTTTCTAATATAATTGTTCATATGACACTGCATTACGTTAGAGCCATGTTGATGTTGTGGCGCACGAAGAAAAAAATCGCAAAGAGATAAATATATAATTCGTAAATTATATTTTCCTCATATCTattgtttgattatttttaattttcaaactAAATTTTACGGTTATTTATCACAACAAGATTTTTTTTCAACATATCGCCTCAAGGCCCTGTGAACCACAGGTACGGCTCTGCTTAGACTTgtgtattaaattattaatctcATCTACAAGAACGACACCAAAAACACAATAAACTATGTGTGTAAATCTAAAATTATCTCAGGCGTAATTAAAAACTCATTACCACATAAAACCTAAAATAGTAATaaacaatatattattttattcaatttaCCATGTATAAACAGATCCACTTTATTCTTTATCATCAAACCTAGCAACAGCCAACAGAGGGAAAATGAAATTACTGAAACGCCCTTAGTTATTAAATTATATCTCTTTTCGTCAGGGGTACTTCTATAATTCGAATTTGTACTCAGTGGCAGTTTAGCAAAACCCTTCAATGTAGAGGGGCAAAGTTAGATATATGTTGCTATATAAATCGAGATACGACACCCACCCTTCCATTTCTCTTCCATttcttaaaatcctcaaattttctCTCAATTATATCGCTCCCACTCTCCGATTCTCAGCACCTCTCACGGCGGAGCCACCTCTCCTTCCGTCTTCCTCCACCGTAGATTCACCGTCTCCGGCCCAGATTTTCAAATTCCTAATAATCCCATTTTCCTACTGTTGAATCCGAAATTACCCTCaagttttaatatatataaataatacgatataatatatttttctttggaTTTGTTTTTAAATGAGAGAAAAGTGCATTTTATATTTGTGTGTTTATTGTTTCAAAAAGCCTTCTCTCTCTAGTATCCGACGACTCGACTTTGATTCCTAAACTTACATCTCTttctttctgttttttttttattatttcaaatttcttcTTTAAactttttacctaattttaaaaaatatctgaATTGACTTTTTTAGCCCTTTGAGAATCTCGCTGACGTGGCTCTCTCTTGTCTTTCTATCCTTTCGGATTGAGACCGACGGTCAGGATGAGCTACCACGCGCGCTGACTCATGTTTCCTGGCGCGTCACGCAAGCGGAAAGAGATGGAGTCATCTCACGGTTCCACGTCCCTGAAAACGTTGGTCCAACAAACGGCCGTTAGTCCCGTTGCGACGTCGTTCAAGGGGGCCGAGCAGAGGCCTCTCCCTTCCAACCGGCTCTTAGCCGGCTACATGGCCCACGAGTTCCTGACCAAGGGAACGCTGCTTGGGGAGAAGTTCGACCCTGCTCGAGCCGAGGCTGTTCCATTGAGCAAGAACAAGCAGGTTCAGAACCGGGCCGAGCCGGCAAAGGAAGCCGAGACTAGAGGACAAACGAAGCCGCATGGGTATGCTGAGGTGGCGAGCTTGCTGAAGAGCGATGGGGTCCACATCCCAGGAATAGTGAATCCCACGCAATTAGGGCGGTGGATTCAGATGTAGGGTTTTGCTTGCCACGATCGGAGTATGAGGTGTGGTGCCTACATTTCATTCAAAACTTGATCTTGCATTGTCTTTCTTAATTTCTTTGTTTTTAGTTCAATGTtgtgttttttttaatgcaAATTTGAATCTTCGTAAATGGGTGTTGTTAAGCTAGCTTGTCTTGAATGTATAACGAAAACCTTAAGATTTGTGGGCTAAGTGTGTCTATGCTTCGTTAACATCATCGGACTCAAACGAGGTTAATTGGTTCCTCTCATTTTGACAAAAATATAAAACATCTGAGCTCTGTTAATTTGTATTTGGAATTAAAAATTGAATGGGAGTGATGATCATATGAAGTTGTGGTGCGAATGACGTTCTTTTTGTTGTATGGAAAAACACATGGTGATTTATAAGTATTGGGATTCTTGTGAATCTGTGGTAGGAAACAAAAACACAATGTTTTGGTCAGGATTTCTGCAAATGCAAGAAGTTAACGCGACGACCCGTAGAAGAAAGCTATAACACATTTCAAATTGGATATCAGGCATTCGATACTGTAATTATACTGTAGACTTGCATGCATGCTATGAAATGCTTGCCCACGAAAGCAAGAATGCATTtggtttataatttaattttctccCTTGAATATATATCGTATTTTGTTAGTCTGTGTATACACACTATATTATTAAGAGAGACAATTAAAACAGGAAATAATATCGATCATATATTTTTGTCTCGTTGCATTTTTTGTCGAGAATTGCTGAAGGATTTTTTGTTTGAGGATTTTCATTATGTTTATCTACAAATaggtcatttttttttaaaaaaagttctttctattttggcaaaaacttgtgtaaaacggtctcacgagtcgtattttgtgagacgagtcgcttatttgggtcatccatgaaaaaatattaattttttatgctaagagtattactttttactgtGAATATCGAAAAGGTTAACCCgttctcatagataaagattcgtgagatcgtctcacaagtgACCTACTCTTCTACTTTTTGTATGTATGATAAGATAATCAATGGTTACTTAAATAAATGCAAAGTCTACTTTAAAACAATTTACGAATTGTTTACTTGTCAATTTGGCTAGTTTAGTTAATGAAAAGAATACTAAATTATGCAATTGAAACATATATCTGCAtccttatttaatttatatatgaaTTCCAAATTTCTAAGTTATGATTTATAGCTATAAATATAAACTTTTTATTAGATatgaataataattaattaattacacaAAGAAATTTTCCTTTTTGGATATCAAAAAAGAGAAAGAAAACGTACAAAGAGAATTAGGATTGACCGGACCGTAgatattgataaatattttagtgGCAAAAATAAAGATAATGAGAAAATAAAACATTTGTAATCTTACAGATGTGCAACAAGAAAATCAAAACAGCAATAATATTAAGTTGTGTTTGGATTGAAAGATTCAAGTGAATGTGATTTCAATTTCCAATTTCACACCTCAAATCCATTGTATCTATTCGGTGTTTAAAAAATCCATTGCTATTAATGTTATATTCGTGCTCGAAGTCTTCAACTTATTATACACGTGaaaaaaataagatatatgCGGCGTTGTTGGTCTTATCTTGATTAATAAATAAGATAATTTCTGTAATGTGCTGGATTGATAATTCTATATTACGCAACAGTAAACTTTgtatataggcaaaaacttgtgtgagacgatctcacgagtcatatctgtgagacggatatcttatttgggtcatccatgaaaaaagcattactttttatgctaagaatactATTTTtgtgtgaatatgggtagggttgacccgtctcacagattaagatccgtgagacggtctcacatgagactcactcatatatatatatatatatatatatatatatatatatatatatatatatatatatatatataatatggcaaaaacttgtgtgagacggtctcacgggtcgtattttgtgagacggatctttatttggataatccatgaaaaagtattgctttttatgctaagagtattactttttattatgaatatggacaaggttgacccgtctcacagattgagatccgtgagacggtctcacatgagacctactcatataatattatg is a window encoding:
- the LOC140813753 gene encoding uncharacterized protein → MFPGASRKRKEMESSHGSTSLKTLVQQTAVSPVATSFKGAEQRPLPSNRLLAGYMAHEFLTKGTLLGEKFDPARAEAVPLSKNKQVQNRAEPAKEAETRGQTKPHGYAEVASLLKSDGVHIPGIVNPTQLGRWIQM